The DNA region GGGGCAGACTTTCGCCTCCCCCAGCTGAGCCGTAAGTGATGCATCCGTATTTTTCAGCTCCCGCATTACCGTAACGCGCTCTTGTTCTGTCAACTGTTTTGCGAGTTCTCGGATTTGTTCAATTATTGTCATATCATAGAGACTTTCCACTAAGATAAGCAAATTTTTGCAACAACATTATCACTGAATAGAGCCAAATCTTTCTTTTTTGTATTGTAATCCACAACGCCGAAAACACCTTTTCTTAACTCCCCTTGGATTGGAAAACCAATTTCCATCACAAATTCCCCTGAATGATCTTTAAAATCGACATAATGATTTATTAATGTTTGTTCTTTCTTAAAGTCAGAAGGATTAGTCGATGTTCCCTTTGTTAAAAACCATCCAGCGCTTTCTGAATTCTGCCAAAGAAAATATCTATCCATTAATAGCTCATTATTAAACACCTGATAACGTAGGTTTAATGAAAAAAAATTAAGTGAACCAAACTGCTGGGGCACATCACTAATATTTTTAAGGTGTATCTCCAATAGAATCGGTTCATAAGGAAAGTATTCTTCTTTATCAAGGATAATATTAATTTCCATCGACTCTGGTTGACATTTATAAAACAGCAATTTTTCTTGCGAAAAAGCAGACATATGTGCTAGAATAAAACACATTACTAAAAACCAGATCTTATTCATCATTTAAATTCTTGCAAGATTCAACCCATAAATGCAACGTAATATAAGAGAAATTAGTCACATGCATGTTTTTCGTAGCCTGTGCATGAAGAGTTGCTTAGACTGGTTGCTCCAGTAAATGAAAATGCGGCCAAACTAAGCCGCATTTCAAATACATCTACCACCAAATTATCCTAGTAGCCCCAGCTGAATTACCCGCTCAAGATCTTCGGGTGTGTCAATACCAATGCTTTCGAGGTGTGTTTGCTCCACCTTTATCTTATACCCGTTTTCGATCCACCGGAGCTGCTCCAAGGACTCAGCAATTTCCAGCGGTGTTTGCTCCAACTTGGTAATATCTTCCAAAACATCGGAACGATATCCGTAAAGACCAATATGCTTGAGGAAAACATGCTGATTTCCCCACAACTCCTTATCCTCTCCTCGCATATAGGGAATTGGGCTTCGGCTAAAGTAAATTGCTTCGCCTCGCGGATTTATAACAACTTTAACGCTATTGGGGTTGAAAATATCCTCGCTCGGGCTAAATGGTTTTACTAACGTAGCAATTTCAGCATCCCTATCGAGAAAGCAGGAGAGCACCTTGCGCAGTTGCTCCGGCTGAATGAATGGCTCATCGCCTTGAATATTCAACACAACATCGAACTTACGCCCCAGCTGATCGACTACAATTTGTAAGGCCTCTGCTGCCCTATCGGTTCCGCTTTTGTGCCAAGGTGAGGTCATAACAACCTTGCCACCAAACGATTCTACTGCGCTAAAAATACGATTGTCATCGGTGGCAACCACCACCACATCAAGAACCTTAAGGGCCTGTTCGTATACCCTTTGCACCATAGGCTTCCCTCCAATCATGGCCAATGGCTTTCCCGGGAAGCGTGTTGAGGCAAACCGAGCTGGGATGATTCCAATTGCATTCATAAGCTACCGTTTTTGGGGAACAAAACTCCATATTTTATCGCAAACATCCTTAATCCGTCAAATATATTTTCAATATTTGTGCTGCTTTCATAACCTATTGACAATGGGAATAGGTCTGTATGGAAAGAGCAAGATACAAAAATAACAAAGGAGAACTCAAAAATGGCAAACCTTTCCTCAAAAATCGGGGCTGAACTAATCAAATTCATCAACACAAAAAAAAGTATAGCGGAGTTGGAGCGTTTTTTCCAGGTATTCCCGGGAGGTTATGGAGAAGGAGATCACTTTATAGGAGTAAGCGTGCCCAACCAGCGAAAAGTAGCCAACCTGCTCTTCGCACAAATGAAACTCGACGAGCTCGAACAAGAACTAAATAGCCCTATTCACGAGCATCGACTCACCACTCTTTTCATACTGGTAAAAAAGTTTGAGAAAGCCAAGTTCCTAGAGGCGAAGGCCGAGATTGCTCAACTCTACCTAAACAACCTTCGCGGGGTGAATAATTGGGATTTAGTAGATTCATCAGCCCCTTACGTTTCGGGACCATACCTATACTCCACGGGCAATAACGATACGCTTTTCTCCCTTGCCCAATCCCAAAACATTTGGGAGCAAAGAGTGGCTATGCTATCGTGCTTCTACTACATTCGCCAGCTCGAATTTGAGCACCCAATAAAAATTGCAACGCTACTGCTAACCCACAAGCACGACCTAATACACAAGGCGGTGGGCTGGATGCTAAGGGAGATAGGCAATCGCGATTTAGCCGCTGAGCTAGCCTTTTTAGAAGTAAATTCCGACACAATGCCACGGACGATGCTGCGCTATGCCATTGAAAAGTTTCCAGAAGATTTGCGTCTGGAGTTTTTGAAAAGGGGCGCAAAGAGGCGGTAAGCTGTAGACAAAATAGTTATATGCAGACATCAAGTATCACCAGGACCGCGCAACACAACTAGAATTTTATCAAGCCGGTGTAAAACAAGTAAAGGAAACCCAAAGATCTCCTTTACCTGTTTTTCAACGACCAATTAATTAGGAATCAGCCTGAAGGGATTTAAACCCATGCCCCAGAATTTCCTTTGAATCGATAACATTTACAAATGCCTTTGGATCGATCTCGGCAATACGGTGACGCAGCACCATAGCCTCCCGGCGAGTAAGAATGGTGTAAATCATACTCCGCTCCTCCCCTTTGTAGAGGCCAACGGCAGGTAGCAAAGTTGCGCCCCTACCAATGTCATTTATAATTACCGTTTTCACGGCATCAACCTTCTCGGTAACAATCATTAAAGTTTTATGAACCGAAGCACCATCAAGAATTAAATCGATTACCTTTCCTTCGATAAATACGATAATCCACGAGTACATAGGAAGGCGCCAATCGCCAAATGCCGCTACTGTAGTTAAGGTAATAATGGAGTCGACAATAATTACAAGTTGACCAAGCGAGATGTGGCTGTACTTATTCAGAATCATGGCAATAATATCGGAACCACCCGATGTGGCGCGCGACTTAAAGATCATTCCAATTCCAATTCCGTAAATAATTCCACCAAAAACTGAAGATAACAGCTGCTCTTTCAGCAACATTCTATCGGAAATACCGGGTTCAATTAGCGCATCGAAACCGTAGTATCGGTGAATAAGCCACATAAAAGCAGGAATGGCAAATGTGCAAACAATCGTTTTCACACCAAACTTGCCACCAAGAAAATAGATACCTAATAATAGTAGTGGTATGTCCATGCAAAGAGCGGCTAACTCAGTTCTCCAACCCCACAGGTGATGGAAAACCATGGAAAGTCCATAAGTTCCACCAGGAGCAAAGCCATATGGCTCAGCAAATAGTACTGCACCAAGTGCAAATACAAAACAACCACCCAGCAGCCAAGTGTAGGTGATAAAAAAATCCTTTGATAAGAATTTCTCGTGCGTTACAAAGCCCATGTCTTTAGTGTTTTTATGATTACTCAAGCCAAAAATTCATCCGTGCCGAAGAGATAGTAACCTCGACAAAACAGCAAAAAGAATAGTCCTAATAAAAAGAGGGAAATCCATATTTGCTGAGCGCGCAAAAGTATAGCTCTTGTTTTACACCACAAATGCCGCACAACATTAACTGTTCAATTGTAGATATGCTTAACAACAGCCGCAGTTCACTTTAAACTAATAACATCGAAGTTGTTTCTCATTTTTTTTAACTTTGCCCCTGCTTAAACAAAAAGTTAAGTTATGGCAGAAAATAAGGAGAACAAGCTGTTTACCGAATTTCCACCGGTTTCTACCGCGGAATGGGAAGCAGTAATCACGGCCGACTTAAAAGGCGCCGACTACGAAAAAAAGCTGGTATGGAAAACCATTGATGGCTTAAGCGTAAGGCCCTACTACCGCGCCGAAGACATGAAAAATCTAAAGCACCTGAAGTATCTTCCCGGTCAGTTTCCCTACGTTCGCAGCACCAAAACCAACAACAGTTGGTTGGTTCGTCAGGATATTGACGCAGGAAATGTAAAGGATGCAAATGCTCAAGCGCTCAACGTCCTCATGCGGGGTGTTGACTCTCTTGGCTTTATTCTCGATAGCAAAAAAGGCATTACCGCCGCAGAGATGGAAACATTGCTGCACGAGATTGACCTGCCCAGCGTTGAGACCAACTTTGTAGCTGGCGGTGCAAGCCTTGCCATGCTGCCTTTGATGGTTGAATACGTCAAGAAGCATAAGATAAATGCCGCCGAAGTTAAGGGATCGGTAAACTACGACCCTATTCGCAGCCTCACCTTACGTGGCAAGTTTTGCCAAGATCAAAAGCAAGCCTTCGACGCGGCAAAAGAACTTATTGCTGCGGCAAAAGAGCTTCCAAACTACAAGGTTATTAGTGTAAATGGAAGCATGTTCCACAATAGTGGATCAACTACCGTTCAGGAACTCGCATTCTCCCTTGCTGTTGCCACCGAGTATATGTCGGCATTGACCGAACGAGGTCTCTCTGCCGATGCGGTTGCATCGCGCATCAAGTTTACCTACTCCACTGGCACGAGCTACTTCCTCGAGATTGCCAAGTTCCGCGCAGCGCGCATGCTCTGGGCTCAAATTGTAGAGGCATATAAACCAGCAAGTAAAGATTCAGCGAAGATGATAATCCACGCTGAAACCTCCCGCTGGAATCAATCGGTATACGATCCATACGTAAACTTACTTCGCGGAACCACCGAGGCTATGAGTGCAGCAATTGCAGGCGTAGATTCGCTCACCGTGCTTCCTTTCGATGCACCATTCCGCAAGTCGGCCGAAATATCGGAGCGTACTGCCCGTAACACCCAAATTATTCTTAAGGAAGAGTGTCACTTCGACAAAGTTGTTGACCCTTCTGCCGGTTCTTACTACATCGAAATGCTCACCGCCTCCATCGCCGAAGAGGCTTGGAAGCTATTCAAGCAAGTAGAAGAAAAGGGTGGATATGTTAAAGCGTTCCTTGGTGGATTTA from Williamwhitmania taraxaci includes:
- a CDS encoding DNA alkylation repair protein; the encoded protein is MANLSSKIGAELIKFINTKKSIAELERFFQVFPGGYGEGDHFIGVSVPNQRKVANLLFAQMKLDELEQELNSPIHEHRLTTLFILVKKFEKAKFLEAKAEIAQLYLNNLRGVNNWDLVDSSAPYVSGPYLYSTGNNDTLFSLAQSQNIWEQRVAMLSCFYYIRQLEFEHPIKIATLLLTHKHDLIHKAVGWMLREIGNRDLAAELAFLEVNSDTMPRTMLRYAIEKFPEDLRLEFLKRGAKRR
- a CDS encoding methylmalonyl-CoA mutase family protein, with the protein product MAENKENKLFTEFPPVSTAEWEAVITADLKGADYEKKLVWKTIDGLSVRPYYRAEDMKNLKHLKYLPGQFPYVRSTKTNNSWLVRQDIDAGNVKDANAQALNVLMRGVDSLGFILDSKKGITAAEMETLLHEIDLPSVETNFVAGGASLAMLPLMVEYVKKHKINAAEVKGSVNYDPIRSLTLRGKFCQDQKQAFDAAKELIAAAKELPNYKVISVNGSMFHNSGSTTVQELAFSLAVATEYMSALTERGLSADAVASRIKFTYSTGTSYFLEIAKFRAARMLWAQIVEAYKPASKDSAKMIIHAETSRWNQSVYDPYVNLLRGTTEAMSAAIAGVDSLTVLPFDAPFRKSAEISERTARNTQIILKEECHFDKVVDPSAGSYYIEMLTASIAEEAWKLFKQVEEKGGYVKAFLGGFIQGQVEATAQKRDTNLATRRDILLGTNQYPNATESLEKEVTLDAVTRAKAEACTCTDCECARPLVPYRGAMAFEELRFRTEKSGKEPIAFMLTLGSLAFRRGRAQFSGNFFGCAGLRILDHNGYASVAEGVKAAIDAKAALVVICSSDEEYETLAPEAFEMLKGKAVFVVAGEPACRPELEAKGIKNFISVKSNVLETLKEYQKMLNI
- the kdsB gene encoding 3-deoxy-manno-octulosonate cytidylyltransferase, which gives rise to MNAIGIIPARFASTRFPGKPLAMIGGKPMVQRVYEQALKVLDVVVVATDDNRIFSAVESFGGKVVMTSPWHKSGTDRAAEALQIVVDQLGRKFDVVLNIQGDEPFIQPEQLRKVLSCFLDRDAEIATLVKPFSPSEDIFNPNSVKVVINPRGEAIYFSRSPIPYMRGEDKELWGNQHVFLKHIGLYGYRSDVLEDITKLEQTPLEIAESLEQLRWIENGYKIKVEQTHLESIGIDTPEDLERVIQLGLLG
- a CDS encoding YitT family protein, giving the protein MGFVTHEKFLSKDFFITYTWLLGGCFVFALGAVLFAEPYGFAPGGTYGLSMVFHHLWGWRTELAALCMDIPLLLLGIYFLGGKFGVKTIVCTFAIPAFMWLIHRYYGFDALIEPGISDRMLLKEQLLSSVFGGIIYGIGIGMIFKSRATSGGSDIIAMILNKYSHISLGQLVIIVDSIITLTTVAAFGDWRLPMYSWIIVFIEGKVIDLILDGASVHKTLMIVTEKVDAVKTVIINDIGRGATLLPAVGLYKGEERSMIYTILTRREAMVLRHRIAEIDPKAFVNVIDSKEILGHGFKSLQADS